Proteins from one Bacteroidota bacterium genomic window:
- a CDS encoding DPP IV N-terminal domain-containing protein, producing MNKHIKIFFIFLLAISKLFAQDEPHHPELEWRTIETDHFFVHYHEGAERTAQLTAKIAEEIYGPVTSLYNHEPDQKVSWIIKDHDDYANGAAYFYNNMVEIWATSMDYDLRGTHNWLRNVITHEFTHIIQIQTSMKFGRRIPAFYLQWLGYEAERRPDVLYGYPNVIASYPISGFVIPAWFAEGVAQFNRGELNYDFWDSHRDMILRMYALDGNMLTWNEMAVFGKTSLGNESSYNAGFAFTNYIANKYGSDKLVAISRNLSSLTEYSIDGAIKRAIGIDGKDLYNQWQSDLKRDYSRRVEHIKQNLIDGEMIAKVGFANFYPAFSPDGKKIAYVSNKEADYFALSSLYLYDIETKKEEKLKGGVRANLSWSSDGKKIFYAKNTSDNKHWSSVYDIYVYDIENEEETRITSGKRANAPAISPDGKTIAFVLNRDGTTNLFVADYDESLHTLGEFKQLTHFTNGEQVYNPKWSPDGLQIVFDYSINDGRDIAIISSNGGDIIYLINGNEDARSAVFSQDGKKLIYTSDESGISNIYHYDLLAGTKEQLTNVLGGAFMPTVNQNNDIAFASYTSTGYKISFLQNTKPLPSGNIFYVKESEVFREYSSPIASTEPNLQFDWKKLNTYDDTQYTEHPTRSYKNIFNSMMIVPFLRVDNYNPKNKGIDIVKPGLYAFSSDVLNKVSLFAGAAINRKLERDLFFIFDYRGKLPGLFQLGIEPAASIEVYNITRKASAKINLPLDTFGVGVNYNLLQADLALKQKIFAENIDWELRFAHSRYSAGIDNFILHINETPVIISGSNELYLVGNDLSSTITIEGIKPSTTRKINPVGRKIRFRYDYEFNKFNSTGEYEVKDGMLLPKYDWFKFHKVELNWREHFKLPLWKHTLSANVRGGSVLGPPVDNFFDFYIGGLSGMKGYPFYSLGGNEYLHTNFTYRFPILKKIDLRILHFYFDKLYGSFYGDIGNAWTGGGIRGMKFKRDVGFELRMESFSWYSFPTRLFFNASYGLDKFDRKVRDGKATVTYGKELRMYLGVLFGFDLD from the coding sequence ATGAACAAGCACATAAAAATATTTTTTATTTTCCTTTTAGCAATTTCAAAACTTTTTGCACAGGACGAGCCGCATCATCCCGAACTTGAGTGGCGAACAATTGAGACGGATCATTTTTTCGTTCACTATCACGAAGGGGCTGAGCGGACCGCCCAACTCACTGCCAAAATTGCTGAAGAAATTTACGGACCCGTTACTTCGCTCTACAATCACGAACCCGATCAAAAAGTATCGTGGATAATCAAAGACCACGACGACTACGCAAACGGTGCTGCTTATTTTTACAACAATATGGTTGAAATTTGGGCAACTTCGATGGATTACGATTTGCGTGGAACTCATAACTGGCTGCGAAATGTAATAACACACGAGTTTACACACATCATCCAAATTCAAACTTCGATGAAATTTGGCAGGCGAATTCCGGCTTTTTATTTGCAATGGCTTGGCTACGAAGCCGAGCGGCGTCCCGATGTGCTTTACGGCTATCCGAATGTAATTGCATCGTACCCGATTTCTGGATTTGTTATCCCCGCATGGTTTGCCGAAGGTGTAGCACAGTTCAACAGAGGCGAGCTGAATTATGATTTCTGGGATTCGCACCGCGATATGATTCTGCGGATGTATGCCCTCGATGGAAATATGTTAACCTGGAACGAAATGGCGGTTTTCGGAAAAACAAGTTTGGGTAACGAGTCGTCGTATAACGCCGGTTTTGCTTTTACGAATTACATCGCTAACAAATATGGCAGCGATAAACTTGTAGCCATTTCCCGCAATCTTTCTTCCCTCACCGAGTACAGCATCGATGGTGCAATCAAGCGAGCCATTGGAATTGACGGAAAAGATTTATACAACCAATGGCAATCCGATTTGAAGCGCGATTACTCACGACGTGTTGAACACATCAAGCAAAATCTTATTGATGGTGAGATGATTGCAAAAGTTGGCTTTGCAAATTTTTATCCCGCATTTTCACCCGATGGGAAAAAAATAGCTTATGTATCTAATAAAGAAGCCGACTACTTTGCCCTTTCGTCGTTGTATCTTTACGACATTGAAACAAAGAAAGAAGAGAAACTGAAGGGCGGAGTTCGGGCTAACTTGAGCTGGTCTTCCGACGGAAAGAAAATTTTTTATGCAAAGAACACGAGCGACAATAAACACTGGTCGAGTGTTTACGACATTTATGTTTACGATATTGAAAACGAAGAGGAAACACGTATTACATCTGGAAAACGGGCAAATGCACCGGCTATCTCACCCGATGGTAAAACAATCGCTTTTGTTTTGAATAGAGATGGAACTACAAATCTGTTTGTAGCTGATTATGACGAATCACTTCACACGCTCGGAGAATTCAAGCAATTAACGCACTTCACGAACGGTGAGCAGGTTTACAATCCCAAATGGTCGCCCGATGGTTTACAAATCGTTTTCGATTATTCAATAAATGACGGGCGTGATATTGCTATTATTTCTTCAAATGGGGGCGACATCATATATTTGATAAATGGTAATGAAGATGCGCGCAGTGCTGTATTTTCACAAGATGGAAAAAAACTCATTTACACATCCGACGAGAGCGGAATCTCCAATATTTACCATTACGATTTGTTAGCCGGCACGAAAGAGCAATTAACAAACGTGCTCGGTGGCGCTTTTATGCCAACCGTTAATCAAAACAACGATATAGCATTTGCATCTTATACATCAACCGGATATAAAATATCCTTCCTTCAAAATACTAAACCACTTCCATCGGGTAATATTTTTTACGTGAAGGAGTCGGAAGTATTTCGGGAATATTCTTCTCCCATCGCTTCAACAGAACCCAATCTGCAGTTTGATTGGAAAAAATTAAACACTTATGACGACACGCAGTACACTGAACATCCTACAAGGTCGTATAAAAACATATTTAATAGTATGATGATAGTCCCTTTTTTGCGGGTTGATAATTACAATCCAAAAAATAAAGGGATCGACATAGTTAAGCCGGGACTTTACGCCTTCTCGAGTGATGTTTTGAACAAGGTTAGCCTTTTTGCCGGTGCGGCTATAAACCGAAAACTTGAGCGGGATTTGTTTTTCATATTTGACTACCGCGGAAAGTTACCCGGATTGTTTCAACTCGGAATTGAACCGGCTGCAAGCATCGAAGTTTACAACATTACCCGCAAAGCATCAGCTAAAATTAATCTTCCTTTGGATACTTTTGGCGTCGGAGTTAATTATAATTTACTCCAAGCCGACCTCGCGCTAAAGCAAAAAATATTTGCAGAAAATATCGACTGGGAATTGCGATTCGCACACAGCCGCTACAGCGCCGGTATCGATAATTTTATTTTGCATATCAACGAAACACCGGTCATCATCTCTGGTTCAAACGAACTTTATTTAGTCGGAAACGATTTGAGTTCTACAATTACAATCGAAGGTATTAAGCCCTCCACAACACGCAAAATAAATCCAGTTGGTAGAAAAATCCGTTTTCGTTATGACTATGAATTTAACAAGTTCAATTCGACCGGTGAGTATGAGGTGAAAGACGGAATGCTCCTTCCAAAATATGATTGGTTCAAGTTTCACAAAGTAGAACTTAACTGGCGTGAACATTTCAAGCTGCCTCTCTGGAAACATACACTGTCGGCAAACGTTCGAGGTGGTTCAGTTTTAGGCCCCCCTGTCGATAACTTTTTCGATTTCTACATAGGCGGTTTGAGCGGTATGAAGGGCTATCCGTTTTATTCGTTAGGAGGGAATGAATATTTACACACGAACTTTACTTACCGTTTCCCGATTTTAAAAAAAATTGATTTACGAATTCTCCATTTTTACTTTGATAAACTTTATGGCTCGTTCTACGGTGATATTGGGAATGCCTGGACAGGTGGAGGTATTAGAGGAATGAAGTTCAAACGAGATGTTGGATTTGAGCTAAGGATGGAATCGTTCTCGTGGTATTCCTTCCCTACACGATTGTTCTTTAACGCTTCATACGGACTTGATAAATTCGACAGGAAAGTGCGCGACGGTAAAGCAACGGTAACTTACGGAAAAGAGTTGCGGATGTATCTTGGTGTTTTGTTCGGTTTTGATCTTGATTAA
- a CDS encoding ABC transporter permease subunit has translation MSLIRSYIKLSRKVSWADILILISILAILYGVIHFGQNFKAEFKPLAEIDLSPSALPEYTFFSLVRGFAAYGISLIFTLVYGYIAAYNRRAEKIMIPLLDILQSIPVLGFLPGLVIALIAVFPHSNIGLELAAILMIFTGQVWNMTFSFYRSLQSIPNELREAAKVYRLNWWLRFTKLELPYSTMGLVWNSMMSMAGGWFFLTISEAFIIGDKDFRLPGIGSYMSAAIQNGNVPAMIYAVIAMSLMIITVDQLLWKPLVVWAQKFKFEETESAVTPKSKVLDILRSSHIISLVREKNISPIIQFLKPLASIKQKKVNSLQNRVSAFQRFLKATVVWTFKIIIFLAGLFGSYKLFGLLVSVNVGEWKTIGIDLFLTFFRVLAAVVIGSLWTIPAGVAIGMNRRLSKIFQPVIQVVASFPAPMLFPIVLLLLMKLGGSIEYGSILLMMLGTQWYILFNVIAGAMAIPSDLREAASINRLSKKLKWKRLILPGIFPALVTGWVTATGGAWNASIVAEYVHFGSDILTATGLGAKITLATDSGNFGVLAASVIAMSTTVVLINRFFWKKLYILAEEKYGLTM, from the coding sequence ATGTCACTCATCCGATCATACATAAAACTGAGTCGCAAAGTTAGCTGGGCTGACATTTTAATACTCATTTCGATTTTAGCGATTTTATACGGCGTTATTCATTTCGGGCAAAACTTCAAAGCAGAATTTAAACCGCTTGCCGAAATCGACTTGTCGCCGTCAGCTCTGCCGGAATATACTTTCTTTTCCCTTGTTCGCGGCTTTGCCGCTTATGGAATCTCACTAATCTTCACTCTCGTTTATGGATACATAGCAGCTTATAACCGTCGGGCCGAAAAAATTATGATTCCTCTGCTCGACATACTTCAAAGTATCCCCGTTCTGGGATTTCTTCCCGGACTTGTAATCGCTCTCATCGCAGTTTTTCCTCACTCCAACATTGGTCTCGAGCTCGCTGCAATATTAATGATCTTCACAGGACAAGTTTGGAATATGACTTTCAGTTTTTACCGTTCTCTACAATCGATTCCAAACGAACTCCGTGAAGCCGCAAAAGTTTACCGGCTCAACTGGTGGCTGCGATTTACAAAACTCGAACTTCCTTATTCAACAATGGGATTGGTCTGGAATAGTATGATGTCGATGGCAGGCGGCTGGTTCTTTTTAACCATTAGTGAAGCGTTTATTATCGGCGATAAAGATTTCAGGCTTCCGGGAATCGGCTCGTATATGAGTGCTGCTATTCAGAACGGCAACGTGCCAGCAATGATATACGCTGTAATAGCAATGAGTTTGATGATAATAACTGTCGATCAACTTCTCTGGAAGCCGTTAGTGGTTTGGGCGCAGAAATTCAAATTTGAAGAAACCGAATCCGCTGTTACACCCAAATCAAAAGTCCTTGATATATTAAGAAGCTCGCATATCATATCATTGGTCAGAGAAAAAAATATTTCCCCTATTATCCAATTTTTAAAGCCATTAGCTTCTATTAAACAAAAAAAAGTCAACAGTCTGCAAAACCGGGTTAGTGCTTTTCAAAGATTTTTAAAAGCCACCGTCGTTTGGACTTTCAAAATAATTATTTTTCTTGCTGGATTATTCGGTAGTTACAAACTTTTCGGATTACTGGTATCAGTTAACGTCGGAGAATGGAAAACAATAGGAATAGATTTATTTTTAACATTCTTCAGAGTTCTGGCGGCAGTCGTTATCGGTTCATTGTGGACAATTCCTGCCGGCGTTGCGATTGGAATGAATCGGCGATTATCAAAAATATTTCAACCGGTTATACAAGTGGTTGCATCTTTCCCGGCGCCGATGTTATTCCCGATTGTTTTGCTACTCTTGATGAAATTGGGCGGCAGCATAGAATACGGTTCGATTTTATTAATGATGTTAGGAACGCAGTGGTATATACTCTTTAATGTAATAGCGGGGGCGATGGCTATACCAAGCGACTTGCGCGAAGCCGCATCGATTAATCGCCTCTCAAAAAAATTGAAATGGAAACGGCTGATTTTACCCGGTATTTTTCCAGCGTTGGTTACAGGATGGGTAACCGCAACGGGCGGAGCTTGGAATGCGAGTATTGTTGCCGAGTATGTTCACTTTGGCAGCGACATTCTTACTGCAACCGGATTAGGTGCAAAGATAACGCTTGCTACCGACAGCGGCAACTTCGGTGTGCTTGCCGCCAGCGTAATAGCAATGTCAACAACCGTGGTTTTAATAAACAGATTCTTTTGGAAAAAACTTTATATTTTAGCTGAAGAAAAATATGGCTTAACAATGTGA
- a CDS encoding nitrate/sulfonate/bicarbonate ABC transporter ATP-binding protein, whose amino-acid sequence MITNNQINTIIPISELKNISVHFDLPSGVGLTVLQDISMNVNSGEILAVLGPSGCGKSTLMRVLTGLIRPAHGEVLVHGEALNGIHPSAAIVFQNFALYPWLTVSENIAMGLESVKANKELIIERVAKVIDIVGLEGFEDVYPKELSGGMKQRVGIARALAVQPELLCMDEPFSGLDVLTAENLRAEVLTLWLDHKVDIRTIFFVTHNISEAVFLANRIVVLGANPGKVRVIINNDIPYPRDYRSSDFLSMVDRIHEIITSAILPDEVVTTETGKATLRVEALPSATVGETVGLLEILDDHKGQIDIFQLSMLVGKDFGSVMNVVKAAEMLDFVDTPRRNVIFTVIGKTFLKADINQRKIIFKEQILKLHIFQLITDMLKHGKQEGLDEDIVLETFAMLLPNEDTEKQFDTLVDWGRYGELIGHNAEEKKMYLEE is encoded by the coding sequence ATGATAACAAACAATCAAATCAATACTATTATTCCGATCTCTGAATTGAAAAATATTTCGGTGCATTTCGATCTGCCTTCGGGAGTAGGGCTTACAGTTCTCCAGGATATTTCGATGAATGTGAATAGCGGTGAGATTCTCGCCGTGCTTGGTCCTTCGGGTTGCGGCAAATCAACTTTGATGCGAGTGTTAACAGGACTAATAAGACCGGCGCACGGCGAAGTTCTTGTTCACGGTGAAGCACTCAATGGAATTCATCCGAGCGCTGCGATTGTTTTCCAAAACTTTGCTCTTTACCCGTGGCTCACAGTTTCTGAAAATATTGCGATGGGATTAGAATCGGTAAAAGCCAACAAAGAATTGATAATAGAAAGAGTCGCTAAAGTAATTGACATTGTCGGCTTGGAAGGTTTTGAAGATGTATACCCGAAAGAATTATCCGGCGGTATGAAGCAGCGTGTCGGAATTGCACGCGCACTCGCAGTTCAACCGGAATTGCTTTGTATGGACGAGCCGTTCAGCGGACTCGACGTTCTGACTGCCGAGAATCTTCGAGCAGAAGTATTAACCTTATGGCTTGATCATAAAGTTGATATAAGAACAATCTTTTTTGTTACACATAACATAAGCGAGGCAGTATTTTTGGCAAATAGGATTGTTGTACTCGGCGCCAACCCGGGGAAAGTGAGAGTTATTATTAACAACGATATTCCTTATCCGCGTGATTACCGCTCGTCGGATTTTCTCTCGATGGTCGATCGCATACACGAGATTATAACAAGCGCAATCCTTCCTGACGAAGTAGTTACTACCGAAACCGGAAAAGCGACTCTTCGTGTTGAAGCTTTGCCCAGCGCTACTGTGGGTGAAACCGTGGGTTTGCTCGAAATCTTAGACGACCACAAAGGTCAAATAGATATTTTTCAGCTTTCTATGTTAGTCGGGAAGGATTTCGGAAGCGTGATGAATGTTGTTAAAGCAGCAGAGATGCTCGACTTTGTAGATACGCCACGTCGAAACGTGATTTTTACAGTTATCGGAAAAACTTTTCTTAAAGCCGACATTAATCAACGGAAGATTATTTTTAAAGAACAAATTTTGAAGCTGCACATTTTTCAGTTGATAACCGATATGCTGAAACACGGCAAGCAAGAAGGATTAGACGAAGACATAGTGCTTGAAACTTTTGCGATGTTGCTGCCCAACGAAGATACCGAAAAACAATTCGATACACTCGTTGATTGGGGAAGATACGGCGAGTTAATCGGGCACAATGCCGAAGAAAAGAAAATGTATTTGGAGGAATAG
- a CDS encoding threonine/serine dehydratase, whose protein sequence is MITIDDVDNAYSILKNVVHKTPILKSSTFNKIVGVDAYFKAENFQRIGAFKIRGAYNKIVSLSQKESDAGIVAHSSGNHAQGVALACKLLKIKAVVVMPVNSVQSKIEATKSYGADVVFCGENTDDRQRMTDELIYKFGYTLVPPYDDEKIIAGQGTTAIEIFDDLKDLDYLFVPIGGGGLISGCSIVAKHLSPRTKVIGVETEGANDCYQSFREKRLIKLTSTNTIADGMRTLSVGKHNFEIIMKYVDDVITVSDEDVITMMKFFFERMKIVVEPTGAVAPAAVMKNVLGLKNKKVCAVISGGNVETEMFIKWIT, encoded by the coding sequence ATGATAACTATCGATGATGTTGATAACGCATATTCGATTTTAAAGAATGTTGTTCACAAAACGCCGATTCTAAAATCTAGCACATTCAATAAAATAGTTGGTGTTGATGCTTACTTTAAAGCCGAAAACTTTCAGAGAATCGGAGCGTTCAAAATTCGGGGCGCTTACAATAAGATTGTATCGCTTTCACAAAAAGAAAGTGATGCGGGCATAGTCGCACACTCTTCTGGTAACCACGCACAAGGTGTTGCATTAGCCTGTAAGTTATTGAAAATAAAGGCAGTTGTGGTTATGCCTGTAAATTCAGTTCAAAGTAAAATTGAAGCTACAAAATCGTACGGTGCCGATGTGGTTTTCTGCGGTGAAAATACCGACGACCGGCAACGAATGACCGACGAGTTGATTTATAAGTTCGGATATACACTCGTTCCACCTTATGATGATGAAAAAATTATTGCTGGACAGGGAACGACAGCGATAGAAATTTTTGATGATTTAAAAGATTTAGATTATCTGTTCGTTCCAATTGGAGGTGGTGGCTTGATTTCGGGATGCAGTATTGTGGCAAAGCATTTATCACCCCGCACAAAAGTAATCGGAGTTGAAACCGAGGGAGCGAATGACTGCTATCAATCGTTCAGAGAGAAGCGACTTATAAAACTCACATCCACAAACACGATTGCAGACGGAATGCGAACTCTGAGCGTCGGCAAACATAATTTTGAAATTATTATGAAATATGTTGACGATGTAATTACAGTTTCTGATGAAGATGTTATAACGATGATGAAATTTTTCTTTGAAAGAATGAAAATTGTAGTCGAGCCGACAGGAGCAGTCGCACCGGCGGCAGTGATGAAAAATGTTTTGGGTTTGAAGAATAAGAAAGTTTGTGCAGTAATAAGCGGGGGAAATGTGGAAACTGAAATGTTTATTAAGTGGATTACTTGA
- a CDS encoding TIGR04255 family protein: MNRKYKNPPIVEALCEIQFISEKPWDLTIPGLFYEKVKELFPIREQQLGIGVLFKPTQTGIEHKIEQAPPRMQFFKTDRSALIQVAPDLLVINQLTHYPTWSKFKPTIIENLDIYNKIASPKSVKRIGLRYINKIIFAKESIELSEYFELFPNVPRELPQSQTDFTIRLEIPYLENDRMLITLGKSYPKNNEGVSIILDLYYISFNQESINIENFSNWLEHAHGSIETAFEACLKDKTRISFN; this comes from the coding sequence ATGAACAGAAAATATAAAAATCCGCCTATTGTAGAAGCACTATGTGAAATTCAATTTATTTCTGAAAAACCATGGGATTTAACTATTCCTGGGCTTTTCTACGAGAAAGTTAAAGAACTGTTCCCAATAAGAGAACAACAATTGGGCATAGGTGTACTATTTAAACCGACTCAAACAGGTATCGAACATAAAATTGAACAAGCTCCACCTCGGATGCAATTTTTTAAGACCGATAGAAGTGCACTAATTCAAGTTGCTCCCGATTTACTTGTAATTAACCAATTAACACATTATCCGACATGGAGCAAATTCAAACCTACTATTATTGAAAATCTCGATATTTACAACAAAATTGCAAGTCCGAAATCTGTTAAGAGAATTGGATTAAGATACATAAACAAAATAATTTTTGCAAAAGAATCTATTGAGCTAAGTGAATACTTTGAATTATTTCCTAATGTGCCAAGAGAATTACCACAATCACAAACTGATTTTACCATACGACTCGAAATACCATATTTAGAAAATGATAGAATGCTTATAACTCTGGGTAAATCTTATCCCAAAAATAACGAAGGTGTATCTATTATTCTTGATCTGTATTATATATCTTTCAATCAAGAAAGTATAAATATAGAAAATTTTAGTAATTGGCTTGAGCATGCGCATGGTTCGATTGAAACAGCTTTTGAAGCGTGCCTAAAAGACAAAACAAGAATAAGTTTCAACTAA
- a CDS encoding PIN domain-containing protein has protein sequence MTYVLDTNIISALLRGNANIKQRIESITITGHKIVINAICYYEVKRGLLDANATTQIKYFDKFCETFGLTLLDRKQIFEEASYLYANLKKQGKLINDADILIASSTKIDKCILVTNDSDFQRVVGLKVENWLD, from the coding sequence ATGACGTATGTTCTAGATACAAATATCATTTCTGCGTTACTCAGAGGAAATGCAAATATTAAACAACGCATAGAAAGCATCACAATTACTGGACATAAAATAGTGATAAATGCAATATGTTACTATGAGGTTAAACGGGGGTTATTAGACGCTAATGCAACAACACAAATTAAGTATTTTGATAAGTTTTGCGAAACGTTTGGCCTAACCTTGCTCGATAGGAAACAAATTTTTGAGGAAGCTTCTTATCTTTATGCAAATCTTAAGAAACAAGGTAAATTAATAAATGATGCAGATATTTTAATTGCTTCATCGACAAAGATTGATAAGTGTATCCTTGTAACAAACGATTCAGACTTTCAAAGAGTCGTTGGCTTAAAAGTAGAAAATTGGCTCGATTAA
- a CDS encoding M14 family zinc carboxypeptidase, protein MWQNEITEKLFSTYNSYFVNDFQTRMFAPEFFNSVADNIIRQAPKIFDLKEIGKSFEGRPIRLIKVGSGDIKILLWSQMHGDESTATMAIADIFNYFAKFSDRQGVQELLSKLSLLFIPLLNPDGAARYQRRTAQCIDINRDAVALVTPEARLLKEIQNEYQPDYGFNLHDQELSTVKGTREISAIAFLAPAMDEEKSDNKVRLRAKKLAAFLTEKMMEIIPGKITRYDDGYEPRAFGDSIQTWGTSTVLIESGHSIGDPEKFFIRKLNTVGLLSAFYAIVSGTYTNADISLYEKLPGNSERAYDLIIRNVLIRYQNGQTTPADLGISYQVDTHTTDTPMLFEVGDLSPLVALREFDGERMLVDEVDLKIESEFNLRKYF, encoded by the coding sequence ATGTGGCAGAATGAAATAACAGAAAAATTATTTTCAACATACAATTCATATTTTGTAAACGATTTTCAGACGCGTATGTTTGCTCCCGAGTTTTTTAACAGCGTTGCCGATAATATTATCAGGCAAGCTCCGAAAATTTTTGATCTAAAAGAAATCGGAAAATCGTTTGAAGGGAGACCAATCCGATTGATAAAAGTCGGGAGTGGAGATATTAAAATTTTACTCTGGTCGCAGATGCACGGCGATGAATCGACAGCGACTATGGCAATTGCAGATATATTCAATTACTTTGCAAAATTTTCGGATAGACAAGGGGTGCAAGAACTTCTTTCAAAGCTTTCGTTGTTATTCATACCACTGCTCAATCCCGATGGCGCGGCGCGGTATCAGCGGCGAACAGCTCAGTGTATCGATATAAATCGCGATGCAGTTGCACTTGTAACTCCCGAAGCACGATTGTTAAAGGAAATTCAGAATGAGTATCAACCCGATTATGGATTTAATCTGCACGATCAGGAATTAAGTACTGTAAAAGGAACTAGAGAAATATCGGCAATCGCTTTTTTGGCTCCAGCGATGGACGAAGAAAAATCGGATAACAAGGTGCGACTCCGGGCAAAAAAACTTGCCGCATTTCTTACCGAAAAAATGATGGAAATTATTCCCGGAAAAATAACCCGATACGACGATGGCTACGAACCACGTGCTTTTGGGGATAGCATTCAAACGTGGGGAACAAGCACGGTTTTAATTGAGTCGGGACATAGTATTGGCGACCCAGAAAAATTTTTTATACGGAAGTTGAATACGGTGGGATTGCTGTCGGCTTTTTATGCTATTGTCTCGGGAACATATACGAATGCAGACATTTCGCTTTACGAAAAACTTCCCGGTAACTCCGAACGTGCTTACGATTTAATAATTCGTAATGTTCTGATCAGATATCAAAACGGACAAACGACTCCGGCTGATTTAGGAATTTCGTATCAGGTTGATACGCACACGACTGACACACCGATGCTTTTTGAAGTCGGAGATTTAAGCCCATTAGTCGCTTTAAGAGAATTTGATGGTGAGAGAATGTTAGTCGATGAGGTAGATTTGAAAATAGAGAGTGAGTTTAATTTGAGGAAGTATTTTTAA
- the rseP gene encoding RIP metalloprotease RseP — protein MEFIITLFYFLITIGILVLVHELGHFLAAKLTGMRVDRFSIGFPPRAFGKKIGDTDYCISWIPIGGYVKIAGMIDESMDTEFVNKPPEKWEFRSKSFLAKFFVMIAGVLMNIMLAVVIFWGINFYQGKFIKETNVVGYVVPNSASDKIGINRGDKILQVNGKEIEHWDEINQQIFLENVGKDVTLKVDRSGNRIEFVVPLQDIKSFNEETLGIFPEGSAAIITGVEPGKPAEALGLKGGDIFISLNNQTVNNSSQVKNIIETNPNKELQIYWKRGDSTLSGTATVTAEGRLGIGIGTIYLGPKQHVDYTIIGALTAGVQNIYSAMRLFAFSMEQLITGKTKFSQSFGGPIKIAQMATQSAEMGWISFLAFMALLSMSLAIINIVPFPALDGGHIVFLVIEAVIRREVPVKAKMIIQQAGFFILLAFMAFVIYNDIINF, from the coding sequence ATGGAATTTATTATCACATTATTTTATTTTTTAATTACGATAGGAATATTAGTTTTAGTCCACGAGCTTGGACATTTTCTGGCAGCCAAGTTAACCGGGATGCGAGTAGATAGATTTTCAATCGGATTTCCACCTCGTGCGTTCGGCAAAAAGATCGGCGATACAGATTATTGTATTTCGTGGATTCCGATTGGCGGGTATGTAAAAATTGCGGGTATGATCGACGAGAGTATGGATACCGAGTTTGTGAACAAGCCTCCGGAAAAATGGGAATTCCGATCGAAATCGTTTCTTGCAAAATTTTTCGTTATGATCGCCGGTGTACTGATGAATATCATGCTCGCGGTTGTGATTTTCTGGGGGATAAATTTTTATCAGGGAAAATTTATCAAAGAGACAAATGTTGTCGGATATGTAGTTCCAAACAGCGCCTCTGATAAGATAGGTATAAACAGGGGCGATAAAATTCTACAAGTCAACGGAAAAGAAATTGAACACTGGGACGAAATTAACCAACAGATTTTTCTTGAAAATGTAGGGAAAGATGTAACTTTAAAAGTCGATCGAAGCGGCAATCGAATCGAGTTTGTAGTTCCGCTGCAAGATATAAAAAGTTTCAACGAAGAAACTTTAGGAATTTTTCCTGAAGGGAGTGCGGCGATTATAACCGGAGTTGAACCGGGTAAGCCCGCTGAAGCATTAGGGCTTAAAGGTGGCGATATTTTTATTTCGCTGAATAACCAAACGGTGAACAACTCATCGCAAGTAAAAAATATTATAGAGACAAATCCCAATAAAGAATTGCAAATATATTGGAAGCGGGGCGACTCCACTTTATCAGGAACAGCAACTGTAACCGCAGAGGGTCGGCTTGGTATTGGAATCGGCACGATTTATTTAGGACCGAAGCAACATGTTGATTACACAATCATAGGTGCATTAACCGCAGGCGTGCAAAATATTTATAGTGCTATGCGGCTGTTCGCTTTTTCGATGGAACAGTTGATAACAGGTAAAACTAAATTTTCGCAATCATTCGGCGGTCCGATTAAAATTGCACAAATGGCTACACAATCGGCAGAAATGGGCTGGATTAGTTTTCTTGCGTTTATGGCTTTGTTGAGTATGAGTTTGGCGATAATTAATATCGTCCCGTTCCCCGCTCTCGACGGTGGGCATATTGTATTTTTGGTTATTGAAGCAGTGATAAGACGTGAAGTTCCAGTAAAAGCAAAAATGATAATTCAACAAGCCGGATTTTTTATTTTATTAGCTTTCATGGCGTTTGTGATATATAACGATATTATAAACTTTTAA